The region CGTCGAGTCCGGCTTCATCTCGCCGTACATGGCCGACCACGGCGCGGGCAGCGACGTGCACGCGGGCTACGTGATCACCGTCTACGGCGTCGCGGTGATGATCGCGTCGTGGTTCTCCGGTGCGCTCTCCGACGTGTGGGGCCCGCGCCGGGTGATGATCGTCGGTTTCGTGATCTGGGTCGTCTTCGACGTCCTGTACCTGGTTTTCGCACTCGGCACGCAGAACTACGTGCTCATGCTGGTGTTCTACGGCATCCGCGGCTTCGGCTATCCGCTGTTCGCCTTCGGTTTCCTGGTGTGGATCACCTCCACCGCTCCGAGCGCGCGCCTGGGCGCGGCCGTCGGCTGGTTCTACTTCGCCTTCACCGGCGGTCTGCCGACGCTGGGTTCGCTGTGGGCGAGCATGACCACGCCCTACCTCGGTCAGCTCGGCACCCTGTGGTCGGCGCTGGTGCTGATCGGCCTCGGCGGCGTGTTCGCGTTCTTCGGGGTCAAGGAGCGCACCGGCTACGGCCGGCTGATCCCGCAGGAAGTCACGCTGAGCGAGAGCCTCGGCAGCAGCGTCTCGGTGATCTGGACCCACCCGCGGGTGTTCGTCGGATGCATCGTGCGGATCATCAACACCGCACCCGAGTTCGGGATGCTGGTGTTCCTGCCACGCATCTTCTCCGACGGCCTGGGCTTCGGCGAGAGCAAGTGGCTGCAACTGCTGGCGATCATCTACGGCACCAACATCGTGTGCAACCTGATCTTCGGTGTGGTCGGTGACAAGATCGGCTGGCGCCGGACGATCGCGAGCTTCGGTGGCGTCGGATGTGCGATCAGCGTGGCGCTCTTGTACTTCATCCCGGTGTGGCTGGGCCCGGACTACTACTGGGCAGCGGTTCTGGTCGGTATGCTGTACGGCGCGACGCTGGCGGGCTTCGTCCCGATCTCGGCGCTCATACCGTCGATGGCACCGACCAACAAGGGTGGCGCGATGGCGCTGCTGAACCTCGGTGCCGGTGGCGCGACGTTCGTCGGGCCGGCCATCGCGAGCCTGTTCTTCCCGGTGGCCGGGGCCGCCGGGGTGACGCTGATCTTCGCCGGGCTCTACGTGGTCGCCGCGCTGCTGACCACCCAGCTCAAGATCCCCAAGGACGCCGAAGTGGCGATCAGGGAGGGCAAGAGCCTGCAGGAGGTCAGTGCCACGGCCACCCGCTGAACCTCGAACCTTCCGCCCGCGCCTCTTCCCCCAGGGGCGCGGGCGGATCGCCGTCCAGGGCTCGTCCGTCACGGTCACCAGGTACCTGCCGTCCGGCGTGAACGCGGGGCCGTCAATGGTGTGCCCCGCGAGGACATCGCTGCGCACCCGCCCGCTCTCGATGGTGAACACCGTTGTGCCACCGGAAGAACCGCGCACCGCGACGACCAAGTGATCTCCGATGGTGGCCAACGAAGGTTCGGACACCGCGGCCGCCTCCAGCGAAGCCACGGCACCCCAGCCCGCGTGCTCGGCAAGCACCACAACGCGTCCCGTATCGGCCTCGCGGAACGCGACATACCCGCGTGCGACGGCAATCCGCCCCGCCGGGCGCTGACCGTGCGGTGTCGTCGCCACGGCCTCGAACCGGCCTCCGGGAGTGCCGCGCCAGTGCAGCAACCGCGTGCCTTCCAACGCGAAGACGTGGGTGATCCCGGAACTGTCCACGACCACCGAGACTTCGTCGGCCACTTCAGCGCCGCCGATGTCGCTCCACGTGATCGACCGGTCGCTACGGACGCTCACCCGACCCCGGCCGTTCTTCACAGCGACGACGATCGCGCCGTCCGGTGCCACGACCACCGCGGGCGGACCGACATGGGTCACTCCCTGGAACACCGATGGCGCTCCGAGGTCGACCCATCCGTCCTGCCATCGCTCGGAATCGTCCTCCCGCCTCAGCAGCACCCGCCCGGACGTCTCCGCCTGCACGACCAGCACGAGCCGGCCAGAGCCGTCGGTGGCCATTGCGGGCGAGCCCGCTGCCGGGACGAATCCTCGAGTGCTCAGCTCTCGCTCGCCGAGGAACAACCGACCACCTCGCACGTGCGCCCACACCGGTCGCCCCGCACGGTCGATGGCGGTCCACGAGCCCGACCGGCCCCAGCGCGGACGCATGCTGCGCAACCACGTCGCGTAGGGATCGCCCATGCTGACCACCGGATCGTGCGCCGCGTAGGCGGCGAAGTCCCGGCGCTTCTCGGCCACGACGCGCGCCGGAAGGTTCGCCGGTGCGTCCGCGATGTTGTAGTCGCGGTAGTTCAGGACGTGGACCGCCATGCCGCCCGGGTCGTGGCGCCGCAGCGCCGCTCCGGCGAAATGCGCCGTGGCGATGTGGTCCGGATGGTTGTGGCCCGGCCACTGCGACTGGTACCTGGCGTCCGGCTGCGGGT is a window of Saccharopolyspora erythraea NRRL 2338 DNA encoding:
- a CDS encoding MFS transporter — encoded protein: MTTATPAGSGSLLDRWGLPKALVYGYIGVLLFMIGDGVESGFISPYMADHGAGSDVHAGYVITVYGVAVMIASWFSGALSDVWGPRRVMIVGFVIWVVFDVLYLVFALGTQNYVLMLVFYGIRGFGYPLFAFGFLVWITSTAPSARLGAAVGWFYFAFTGGLPTLGSLWASMTTPYLGQLGTLWSALVLIGLGGVFAFFGVKERTGYGRLIPQEVTLSESLGSSVSVIWTHPRVFVGCIVRIINTAPEFGMLVFLPRIFSDGLGFGESKWLQLLAIIYGTNIVCNLIFGVVGDKIGWRRTIASFGGVGCAISVALLYFIPVWLGPDYYWAAVLVGMLYGATLAGFVPISALIPSMAPTNKGGAMALLNLGAGGATFVGPAIASLFFPVAGAAGVTLIFAGLYVVAALLTTQLKIPKDAEVAIREGKSLQEVSATATR